A window of the Enterobacteriaceae bacterium 4M9 genome harbors these coding sequences:
- a CDS encoding M15 family metallopeptidase — protein MNRKFSAHSEKNLANIHPDLIRIVRRCLEISRDDFCVIEGLRSVERQKQLVREGLSKTQNSRHLTGHAVDIAPVIHGKIPWNHWQSFEVLAESMKKSAQELGINIIWGGDWKTFKDGVHFELEKTAITHNHTATR, from the coding sequence ATGAACAGAAAATTTAGTGCACACAGTGAAAAGAATCTGGCGAATATTCATCCTGACTTGATTCGTATTGTTCGCCGTTGTCTTGAAATTTCACGCGATGACTTCTGCGTAATAGAAGGGTTACGCTCAGTGGAACGCCAGAAGCAACTGGTACGCGAAGGTTTAAGCAAGACACAAAACAGCCGTCACCTCACAGGGCATGCTGTTGATATCGCGCCCGTGATTCACGGAAAAATCCCCTGGAACCACTGGCAAAGTTTTGAAGTACTGGCAGAAAGCATGAAAAAATCGGCACAAGAACTCGGTATAAATATCATTTGGGGTGGAGACTGGAAGACATTTAAAGATGGTGTTCATTTTGAGCTTGAAAAAACGGCTATTACTCATAATCATACAGCAACACGTTGA
- a CDS encoding winged helix-turn-helix domain-containing protein: MTYNLEDRLFYRAEDGCVWGQDNIEQKLTLPPTSNRLLTLLIEKQGEVVLRDEIYHKVWESFYLEPSGNSLNNHISQLRKVISNHGIQDEVITTIPRIGFTIKSHIKIEHLKEKINVNRVAPPLMPPPKPHKDIMSWSPARFVIIILFFTASVFVLKRAIDNLLPNIFTSHIPVTEQVVRGKCEAWYLEDTTQKKSVIPPEVLVLIEKKYSISCDEQYVLFLHINNNVIFNQPGNVFASRCHRNGPGKVENCRNILLKEFRYR, translated from the coding sequence ATGACCTATAATCTGGAGGACCGCCTGTTCTACCGGGCGGAAGACGGATGCGTCTGGGGACAGGATAATATTGAGCAGAAACTGACATTACCCCCGACATCAAACCGCCTGCTAACTCTGTTAATTGAAAAGCAGGGGGAAGTGGTATTACGAGATGAAATTTATCATAAAGTCTGGGAGTCTTTTTATCTTGAGCCATCAGGCAATAGCCTGAACAACCATATATCACAGTTAAGAAAAGTTATTTCTAATCACGGCATTCAAGATGAAGTTATCACTACCATTCCTCGCATTGGTTTTACCATTAAAAGCCATATAAAAATTGAACATCTCAAGGAGAAGATAAACGTTAACCGCGTAGCACCACCTTTGATGCCTCCTCCCAAACCACATAAAGACATTATGTCCTGGTCACCCGCTCGGTTTGTTATCATTATTCTTTTTTTTACCGCCTCCGTTTTTGTTCTAAAAAGAGCCATTGATAACCTGCTACCCAATATATTTACTTCCCACATCCCAGTCACTGAACAGGTTGTAAGAGGAAAATGCGAGGCCTGGTATCTTGAAGATACGACACAAAAAAAATCTGTTATCCCACCAGAAGTATTAGTTCTAATAGAAAAAAAATATAGCATCAGTTGTGATGAACAGTATGTACTGTTTCTACATATCAACAACAATGTCATATTCAATCAACCGGGCAACGTATTCGCCAGCCGATGCCACCGCAACGGTCCGGGAAAAGTTGAAAACTGCCGTAACATTCTATTGAAAGAATTCAGGTATCGATAA
- a CDS encoding chitin-binding protein — translation MSDKNNTLRHGHVFSPESRAYFAWQEGKLDTGALNQREAGKFFPATASGLRDAIAADDVVNSTPPADGQIASAGQATGKFLDTPGSDWKKHDVKSGETLTVSWNYSAVHLTRRWNYFMTRQNWDPSQPLSRAQFEEQPFHMVQLNEQPFWSHNNALRPPQPTVHDMILPERTGYHVMLAVWEVADTGNAFYQVVDLDFK, via the coding sequence ATGAGCGATAAAAATAACACATTGCGCCACGGCCATGTATTTAGCCCGGAATCACGCGCCTATTTTGCATGGCAGGAAGGCAAACTTGATACAGGCGCATTGAATCAGCGTGAAGCCGGTAAATTCTTCCCGGCAACAGCGTCAGGTCTGCGAGATGCTATTGCCGCTGATGATGTGGTTAACAGTACGCCACCTGCAGATGGTCAGATTGCCAGCGCAGGTCAGGCAACGGGTAAATTCCTGGATACCCCAGGGTCTGACTGGAAAAAGCATGATGTAAAAAGCGGTGAAACGCTGACAGTGTCCTGGAACTACAGTGCAGTGCATTTAACCCGCCGCTGGAACTATTTCATGACGCGCCAGAACTGGGATCCGTCACAGCCGCTGAGCCGCGCCCAGTTTGAAGAGCAGCCTTTCCACATGGTGCAGTTAAACGAGCAGCCATTCTGGTCACACAACAATGCCCTGCGCCCACCGCAGCCGACGGTGCATGATATGATCCTGCCTGAAAGAACGGGCTATCACGTGATGCTGGCCGTGTGGGAAGTTGCTGACACCGGTAATGCCTTCTACCAGGTCGTTGACCTTGATTTTAAATAA